One genomic region from Cyclopterus lumpus isolate fCycLum1 chromosome 20, fCycLum1.pri, whole genome shotgun sequence encodes:
- the aoc1 gene encoding amiloride-sensitive amine oxidase [copper-containing], with protein MRLLCLLQLVCLASCSGSRTRDWAHHGAPMFADLTVREMKAVRAYLHGIPELDLTDARSKTLMKNSILLMELHLPRKHEALRVLDRGQAKPPRQARVIVQLGNQTNPNITEYIVSPLPSPNSHEVKTFKGDRPIRFESRPITSAEYEHVTDILKKITNKAHKLLLETTGGFSFTNCSDRCLTFSDIAPRGLGPGERRTWIMLQKFVEGYFIHPVGFEVMINHRDLNPEKWTVEKVWYNSMYFDSVEDLVEKYESGGVEKVKLPDHDDNDLYSTYIPRGQSSTPTDIHGPKLVEPQGHRYFVDRNFVEYAGWSFAYRVRSSAGLQVFDLRFNGERIAYEISLQEAIAFYSGDTPAAMQTKYIDAGWAMGSSSYELAPGIDCPEIATFVDLYHYFDTDKPVHHKNALCIFEMTTAMPLRRHFNSNYKGGYNFYGGLENTVLVLRTTSTVYNYDYIWDFVFYQNGVVEVKVSATGYIHATFFTPNGLHYGTRVYNYVLGNLHTHLIHYKVDLDIVGRENSFESLDLKYVNFTNPWSPDHFVVQSKLHRTERKTERSAAFSFNKKFPRYVHFYNPNEKNKWGNQKGYRIQFNSHAHSVLPRGWREEKGISWSRYPLAVTRHKDSEATSSSIFAQNDPWEPVVSFEDYIRNNEDIVNQDLVAWVTVGFLHVPHSEDIPNTATPGNAVGFFLRPFNFFDEDPSVASRSTVIVRPGPDGKSKVQRWTPEVVGHCLTDKPFTYNGTYAGV; from the exons ATGAGACTTCTCTGTCTACTGCAGCTGGTCTGCTTGGCTAGTTGTAGTGGCTCCAGAACGAGAGACTGGGCTCATCATGGTGCCCCCATGTTTGCCGACCTCACAGTACGTGAGATGAAAGCTGTCCGGGCGTACCTGCATGGTATCCCAGAGCTGGATCTCACTGATGCTCGTAGCAAGACTCTGATGAAGAACAGCATCCTCCTGATGGAACTCCATCTGCCGAGGAAGCATGAAGCCCTGAGAGTTCTGGACCGTGGACAGGCCAAACCCCCACGTCAAGCCCGTGTAATCGTCCAGTTGGGTAACCAGACCAATCCTAACATCACCGAGTACATTGTCAGTCCTCTGCCATCCCCAAACTCCCACGAAGTCAAGACGTTCAAAGGGGATAGGCCTATCCGTTTTGAGTCAAGGCCTATTACCTCTGCAGAGTATGAACATGTAACTGACATCCTCAAGAAGATCACAAACAAAGCTCACAAGCTCCTGCTCGAGACCACAGGAGGGTTTTCTTTCACTAACTGCTCAGACCGCTGCCTGACATTCTCAGACATAGCCCCCCGTGGActgggtccaggtgagaggagaaCCTGGATCATGTTGCAGAAGTTTGTGGAGGGTTATTTCATCCACCCAGTTGGATTTGAGGTGATGATCAACCACCGGGACCTGAATCCAGAAAAGTGGACTGTCGAGAAGGTCTGGTACAACAGCATGTACTTTGACAGCGTTGAGGATCTGGTAGAAAAGTATGAATCAGGTGGTGTAGAGAAGGTCAAACTGCCCGATCATGACGATAATGACCTCTACTCCACTTACATCCCGCGGGGACAAAGCAGTACACCCACTGATATCCACGGGCCAAAGCTTGTTGAGCCTCAGGGGCATCGCTATTTTGTTGACCGCAACTTTGTCGAATATGCCGGATGGTCTTTCGCCTACAGAGTCCGTTCATCAGCTGGGCTTCAAGTCTTTGACCTCCGTTTTAATGGAGAAAGAATTGCCTATGAGATCAGCCTCCAAGAAGCTATTGCCTTCTATTCTGGTGATACCCCCGCTGCCATGCAAACAAAGTACATTGACGCTGGCTGGGCAATGGGAAGCTCATCCTACGAGCTGGCGCCTGGAATCGACTGTCCAGAAATTGCCACCTTTGTTGACCTTTACCACTACTTTGACACGGACAAACCTGTGCACCACAAAAATGCACTCTGCATTTTTGAGATGACCACTGCAATGCCTTTGAGAAGGCATTTCAATTCCAACTACAAAGGAGGATACAACTTCTACGGGGGGCTGGAAAACACTGTGCTGGTGCTGCGGACAACTTCAACGGTTTACAACTATGATTACATCTGGGACTTTGTCTTCTACCAGAATGgggtggtggaggtgaaggtCAGCGCTACAGGATACATCCATGCCACTTTTTTTACACCTAACGGACTTCACTACGGTACCAGGGTGTACAACTATGTGCTGGgaaacctgcacacacacctcatccatTATAAAGTGGACCTGGATATTGTGG GTCGAGAGAACAGCTTTGAGTCGTTGGATTTGAAGTATGTCAACTTCACAAATCCCTGGAGCCCGGATCATTTCGTCGTCCAGTCTAAACTCCACCGGACAGAGCGCAAGACCGAGCGATCTGCCGCTTTCTCCTTCAACAAAAAGTTCCCCCGCTATGTGCACTTTTACAACCccaatgagaaaaataaatggggGAACCAGAAGGGTTACCGTATTCAGTTCAACTCACATGCCCACAGTGTCCTTCCAAGAGgctggagagaggaaaaaggcaTCAGTTGGTCAAG GTATCCTCTGGCTGTGACCCGCCATAAAGATAGTGAAGCgaccagcagcagcattttCGCCCAGAATGACCCTTGGGAACCAGTTGTGTCTTTTGAGGACTACATCCGCAACAATGAAGACATAGTCAACCAG GACCTGGTAGCCTGGGTGACGGTGGGATTCCTGCATGTGCCTCACTCAGAAGACATCCCCAACACGGCTACGCCTGGCAACGCGGTGGGCTTCTTCCTCCGGCCATTCAACTTCTTCGACGAAGACCCTTCGGTGGCGTCGAGAAGCACCGTCATTGTCCGGCCGGGACCGGACGGCAAGTCCAAGGTCCAGAGATGGACACCTGAGGTCGTAGGTCACTGTTTGACAGACAAGCCATTCACGTACAATGGCACATATGCAGGAGTCTAA